From Epinephelus lanceolatus isolate andai-2023 chromosome 12, ASM4190304v1, whole genome shotgun sequence, the proteins below share one genomic window:
- the LOC144465043 gene encoding uncharacterized protein LOC144465043, which produces MTWNPPKGFPVEPLQTVLPGTKKGFSYEDKLKKLICLVQGLRKRHVDLTEDGICGSSGSITRVYDCLRDICIKAMKRQERRRKMQMGGRQACVVFDESKFSHKRKYNRERSGRTWKRKRSWVFGMLEVAGERWRPVLKLVRHCNRRHLERLGVKFVKPGSDVISDCWRAYHNLHQRGYVHFQVNHRRYFVHPQTGAHTQHLEHAWRIYKDTVYRFRGNLSEHSLRRTLWFIEWNYWLGMEHGDGPIGRLIHDIQKMYQV; this is translated from the exons ATGAC ATGGAACCCTCCGAAAGGGTTCCCGGTGGAACCTTTACAAACGGTTCTACCAGGCACCAAAAAAGGGTTCTCCTATGAGGACAAGCTGAAGAAGCTTATATG TCTGGTTCAAGGTCTCAGGAAGAGACATGTGGACCTGACTGAGGATGGCATTTGTGGGAGTAGTGGTTCAATCACCAGAGTCTATGATTGCCTACGTGACATCTGCATCAAGGCAATGAAACGACAAGAAAGGAGAAGGAAGATGCAGATGGGTGGGAGACAAGCATGCGTGGTGTTTGATGAAAGCAAATTCTCCCACAAAAGAAAG taCAATCGTGAAAGATCTGGGAGGACATGGAAGAGAAAAAGGTCCTGGGTCTTTGGAATGCTGGAGGTGGCAGGGGAACGTTGGAGGCCAGTTCTCAAATTGGTGAGGCACTGCAACAGAAGGCACCTGGAACGCCTTGGGGTAAAATTTGTCAAGCCAGGATCTGATGTCATCAGTGACTGCTGGAGGGCGTACCACAACCTGCACCAAAGGGGTTATGTCCACTTTCAGGTGAACCACCGGCGCTATTTTGTACATCCGCAGacgggcgcacacacacagcaccttGAGCATGCTTGGCGCATCTACAAGGACACAGTGTACCGATTCAGGGGTAACCTTTCTGAACACTCACTGAGGAGAACCCTGTGGTTCATTGAGTGGAACTACTGGCTAGGGATGGAACACGGAGACGGACCAATTGGCCGTTTAATTCACGACATCCAGAAGATGTACCAAGTgtaa